In one Corallococcus sp. EGB genomic region, the following are encoded:
- a CDS encoding TadE/TadG family type IV pilus assembly protein yields MHRHLSRHSRQARGQSIVEAALGVTLFVTILVFGIHFAEVGFLSLKVQEAAVSALWNGTHGRMHSLLTSDFGPARDSMVRGGEDAQARYADFNGLSSVNHGDTITQVFTRGSDLRVSCGGNGDLGWNGPVLTRLVYRDQGGASCTSQANLSSWNIPTRFLDQSSETGLYNEQHQDAVHANIQVCGIGRAVGGTCRGRFSMLVDDWGLASEEETTTCLLFQDMAVPCTNAAFYLSTKLVYEPTTLPIPTYASFLAMDALFMNPLPPLVLMQRENTFWMSAAGEESNFMQYFMRPAPLGNLWNTSPGALIGITTPHYGLGYLDRHGCFLGKDC; encoded by the coding sequence ATGCACCGCCATCTTTCTCGTCACTCCCGGCAGGCGCGGGGCCAGTCCATCGTGGAGGCGGCCCTCGGCGTCACACTGTTCGTCACCATCCTGGTGTTCGGCATCCACTTCGCGGAGGTGGGCTTCCTGTCGCTGAAGGTGCAGGAGGCCGCCGTGTCCGCGCTGTGGAACGGTACGCACGGCCGGATGCACAGTCTGCTCACGTCTGACTTCGGACCCGCGCGTGACTCCATGGTGCGGGGGGGCGAGGACGCACAAGCGCGTTACGCGGACTTCAACGGCTTGTCGTCCGTCAACCACGGCGACACCATTACCCAGGTCTTCACGCGTGGCTCGGACTTGCGTGTCAGCTGTGGCGGCAACGGGGACCTGGGCTGGAATGGCCCTGTCCTGACTCGGCTGGTCTATCGCGACCAGGGCGGCGCGTCCTGCACGTCCCAGGCGAACCTGAGCTCCTGGAACATCCCCACCCGGTTCCTGGACCAGAGCTCGGAGACCGGGCTCTACAACGAGCAGCACCAGGATGCGGTCCACGCCAACATCCAGGTGTGTGGCATTGGCCGCGCGGTGGGGGGCACCTGCCGGGGCCGCTTCTCCATGCTTGTGGACGACTGGGGCCTGGCGAGCGAGGAGGAGACCACCACCTGTCTGCTGTTCCAGGACATGGCAGTGCCTTGCACCAATGCTGCCTTCTACCTGTCCACGAAGCTCGTCTACGAGCCCACCACGCTGCCCATCCCGACCTACGCCAGCTTCCTGGCGATGGATGCCCTCTTCATGAACCCGCTGCCGCCCCTGGTCTTGATGCAGCGGGAGAACACCTTCTGGATGAGCGCGGCGGGTGAGGAGAGCAACTTCATGCAGTACTTCATGAGGCCCGCGCCCCTGGGCAACCTGTGGAACACGTCGCCTGGCGCGCTGATTGGCATCACCACGCCCCATTACGGCCTGGGCTACCTGGACCGTCATGGCTGTTTCCTTGGAAAGGATTGCTGA
- a CDS encoding pilus assembly protein TadG-related protein, with the protein MKRSSPQRGQTLVLFVLSMLLLLLMVALTLSFTMKVRERIEVQTVADAAAYSNAVATARTFNTIAVSNRAEIAHMVANAGAASLLNWASLYRGELNAAKAGYGAWVPVYQAFAIAGCPCAWNNGFCARMCRCGTRGVSDLGRLMTKLQREDLRVEAVFQSLDPMVGLQMRLHQLAAGALYASSYKDFSDLKDKVNNQGFAEDILRDLLPGRNPHDAGWLAPPAGNISKKELSDNTVCLGGGAVCDPLPMTVAHSVDAAMGSRGFTFVTSRMLPEYVAHEANLAFVIMPPDIVTLPFAAGTAHFGKPILQYGLFPPYAPAVTAEDEGEVAFIYNHIAHGGGPPCPVMVGGTVPTLALFAASGGVMPTPTHMWFGGTDPAPFARHMLAPCLGGPSSCPGIWPPFMDYNLTELWPGGSDNNYGQPKNFAVIQRDRSNMSAMEQDPWNLAFRFRFKASNPDPNAGKFDNRSATMADGVTPLGIQTALSTGIAYYHRGSSLGVSHWSEPPNLLNPYWRATLVPVDTDDTGINDAINALGASSPSSAQTIRELQRVGFRGFQ; encoded by the coding sequence ATGAAGCGCTCCTCCCCCCAGCGCGGTCAGACCCTGGTGTTGTTCGTCCTCAGCATGCTGTTGCTCCTGCTGATGGTGGCCCTCACGCTGTCCTTCACCATGAAGGTTCGCGAGCGCATCGAGGTGCAGACGGTGGCGGACGCGGCCGCGTACTCCAACGCGGTGGCCACGGCGCGCACGTTCAACACCATCGCCGTGTCCAACCGCGCGGAGATCGCCCACATGGTGGCGAACGCCGGCGCGGCCAGCCTCTTGAACTGGGCGAGCCTCTACCGCGGTGAATTGAACGCGGCGAAGGCGGGCTACGGGGCGTGGGTGCCCGTGTACCAGGCCTTCGCCATCGCCGGCTGTCCCTGCGCCTGGAACAACGGCTTCTGCGCCCGCATGTGCCGGTGTGGCACGCGCGGCGTGTCGGACCTGGGCCGGTTGATGACGAAGCTGCAGCGCGAGGACCTGCGCGTGGAGGCCGTCTTCCAGTCCCTGGACCCCATGGTGGGCCTGCAGATGCGCCTGCACCAGCTGGCGGCGGGCGCGCTGTATGCCTCCTCGTATAAGGACTTCAGCGACCTCAAGGACAAGGTGAACAACCAGGGCTTCGCCGAGGACATCCTGAGAGACCTGCTGCCAGGCCGGAACCCGCACGACGCGGGGTGGCTGGCGCCGCCCGCGGGCAACATCTCCAAGAAGGAGCTGTCGGACAACACGGTGTGCTTGGGTGGCGGCGCGGTCTGTGATCCGCTGCCGATGACGGTGGCCCACAGCGTGGACGCGGCCATGGGCAGCCGCGGCTTCACCTTCGTCACGTCGCGCATGCTCCCGGAGTACGTCGCGCACGAGGCGAACCTGGCCTTCGTCATCATGCCACCGGACATCGTCACGCTCCCGTTCGCCGCAGGCACGGCCCACTTCGGCAAGCCGATCCTCCAGTACGGGCTCTTTCCTCCCTACGCGCCCGCCGTCACGGCCGAGGACGAGGGGGAAGTGGCCTTCATCTACAACCACATCGCGCATGGCGGTGGGCCGCCGTGCCCGGTGATGGTGGGCGGCACGGTCCCGACCCTTGCCCTGTTCGCGGCCTCCGGTGGCGTCATGCCCACGCCCACGCATATGTGGTTTGGCGGCACGGACCCGGCGCCCTTCGCGCGGCACATGCTGGCGCCGTGCCTGGGCGGTCCGTCGAGCTGTCCGGGCATCTGGCCGCCATTCATGGACTACAACCTGACGGAGCTGTGGCCCGGTGGCTCGGACAACAACTACGGGCAGCCGAAGAACTTCGCGGTCATCCAGCGCGACCGCAGCAACATGTCCGCGATGGAGCAGGACCCATGGAACCTGGCGTTCCGCTTCCGCTTCAAGGCGAGCAACCCGGACCCGAACGCGGGCAAGTTCGACAACCGCAGCGCCACCATGGCGGACGGCGTTACGCCGCTGGGCATCCAGACCGCGCTGTCCACGGGCATCGCGTACTACCATCGCGGAAGCAGCCTGGGCGTGTCCCACTGGAGCGAGCCGCCCAACCTGCTCAACCCGTACTGGCGCGCCACGCTGGTGCCGGTGGACACGGACGACACGGGCATCAATGACGCCATCAACGCGCTGGGGGCCAGCTCGCCGTCCTCCGCCCAGACCATCCGCGAGCTGCAGCGCGTGGGCTTCAGGGGGTTCCAGTGA
- a CDS encoding TadE/TadG family type IV pilus assembly protein, whose protein sequence is MSPRSPRESGESGQALVEAALSLPLVTFLILGALQLFLMMQARVMTHYAAFRATRAGSVAHGDCERMTHAAILALIPTFHSFMGQGTGSLNGPLGRGTGSDAPRLLADAFAARMNNRYAGTGGPGPGLDGVHNRSIVWILRDLAGGGVDSPEDSDFDRPGHLRRLEVQLVFWYPLRIPFANWVMSRMFLAHFGLRPYTDANPLLVAERNANWNGTDVTPSHVLDGELAAELADRVNARQYVFPIITTFTMRMMTPVKAKYFASMNCPR, encoded by the coding sequence ATGAGCCCACGATCCCCCCGTGAATCAGGCGAATCCGGCCAGGCGCTGGTGGAGGCGGCGTTGTCGCTGCCCCTGGTGACGTTCCTGATTCTGGGGGCGCTGCAGCTCTTCCTGATGATGCAGGCGCGGGTGATGACGCACTACGCGGCCTTCCGGGCGACGCGCGCGGGCAGCGTGGCGCACGGGGACTGCGAGCGGATGACCCACGCGGCCATCCTGGCGCTGATTCCGACCTTCCACTCGTTCATGGGGCAGGGGACGGGCTCGCTCAACGGACCCCTGGGGCGCGGCACGGGTTCGGACGCGCCCCGGTTGTTGGCGGACGCGTTCGCGGCGCGGATGAACAACCGCTACGCGGGCACCGGCGGCCCGGGCCCGGGCCTGGACGGCGTGCACAACCGCAGCATCGTGTGGATTTTGCGCGACCTGGCGGGCGGCGGCGTGGACAGCCCGGAGGACAGCGACTTCGACCGGCCGGGGCACCTGCGGCGGCTGGAGGTGCAGCTGGTGTTCTGGTACCCGCTGCGCATCCCGTTCGCCAACTGGGTGATGTCGCGCATGTTCCTGGCGCACTTCGGCCTGCGGCCCTACACGGACGCGAACCCGCTGCTCGTCGCCGAGCGCAACGCCAACTGGAACGGCACGGACGTGACGCCTTCGCACGTGCTGGACGGCGAGCTGGCGGCGGAGCTGGCGGACCGCGTGAACGCCCGGCAGTACGTCTTCCCCATCATCACCACGTTCACCATGCGAATGATGACGCCCGTGAAGGCGAAGTACTTCGCGAGCATGAACTGCCCCCGGTGA
- a CDS encoding sigma 54-interacting transcriptional regulator, giving the protein MTAPNPHPDDIHTNPGDVGLELSSQSPLLGETLVVDPRATVKLHKCRLVVTSGPDTGRSMVSDKERLRCGAHPGNDLVLVEDRTASRHHFEVQYTERGHLLVDLNSTNGTFLDGRRIERAYLSPGSQIRAGSSVITFAPLDEEVAVEPDREGELCGMVGQSVKMRQVFGLIKRIAPMDVSVIIQGETGTGKELVSSAIHELSGRKKGPMVVLDCGAIPPNLIESELFGHEKGAFTGATSSRPGAFERAQGGTIFLDELGELRLDLQPKLLRVLENREVRRVGGNDVIEVDCRVIAATHRDLVKEIAAGNFREDLYFRLSVIHIQLPPLRQRRDDIPLILKQALAEPEVVEKHGRKRFSAEALGLLMAYAWPGNVRELMNVLSHVLTFSEGEEILPAHLPPRIRGQAREGPLPFNEHLAFKDAKEQLLENFEREYVTSVLTRCEGNLSRAARESGLHRKSIERLVKKYQLDAKGLKPR; this is encoded by the coding sequence ATGACCGCCCCCAACCCGCATCCCGACGACATCCACACCAACCCCGGAGACGTCGGCCTTGAACTGTCGTCCCAGTCCCCCCTCCTGGGGGAGACACTGGTGGTGGATCCGCGCGCCACCGTGAAGCTGCACAAGTGCCGGCTCGTGGTGACGTCAGGGCCGGACACCGGGCGCTCCATGGTCAGCGACAAGGAGCGGCTGCGCTGCGGGGCCCACCCGGGCAACGACCTGGTGCTGGTGGAGGACCGCACCGCCAGCCGTCACCACTTCGAGGTCCAGTACACCGAGCGCGGCCACCTGCTGGTGGACCTGAACTCCACCAACGGCACCTTCCTGGACGGCCGGCGGATTGAACGGGCCTACCTGTCCCCGGGCTCGCAGATCCGCGCCGGGTCCTCCGTCATCACCTTCGCGCCCCTGGACGAAGAGGTGGCGGTGGAGCCCGACCGCGAGGGCGAGCTGTGCGGCATGGTGGGCCAGAGCGTGAAGATGCGGCAGGTGTTCGGGCTGATCAAACGCATCGCGCCCATGGACGTCTCCGTCATCATCCAGGGGGAGACGGGCACGGGGAAGGAGCTGGTCTCCAGCGCCATCCATGAGCTGTCCGGCCGCAAGAAGGGCCCCATGGTGGTGCTGGACTGCGGCGCCATCCCGCCCAACCTCATCGAGAGCGAGCTGTTTGGCCACGAGAAGGGCGCCTTCACCGGCGCCACGTCCAGCCGCCCCGGCGCCTTCGAGCGCGCGCAAGGGGGCACCATCTTCCTGGACGAGCTGGGCGAATTGCGCCTGGACCTGCAGCCCAAGCTCCTGCGCGTGCTGGAGAACCGCGAGGTGCGCCGCGTGGGCGGCAACGACGTCATCGAGGTGGACTGCCGCGTCATCGCCGCCACCCACCGCGACCTGGTGAAGGAGATCGCCGCGGGCAACTTCCGCGAGGACCTCTACTTCCGCCTGTCCGTCATCCACATCCAGCTGCCGCCCCTGCGCCAGCGCCGGGACGACATCCCGCTCATCCTCAAGCAGGCGCTGGCGGAGCCGGAGGTGGTGGAGAAGCACGGCCGCAAGCGCTTCTCCGCGGAGGCCCTGGGGCTGCTCATGGCCTACGCCTGGCCCGGCAACGTGCGCGAGCTGATGAACGTCCTCTCCCACGTGCTGACCTTCTCCGAGGGCGAGGAGATATTGCCGGCCCACCTGCCCCCGCGCATCCGGGGCCAGGCCCGCGAGGGCCCGCTGCCCTTCAACGAGCACCTGGCCTTCAAGGACGCCAAGGAGCAGCTCCTGGAGAACTTCGAGCGCGAGTACGTCACCAGCGTCCTCACCCGCTGCGAGGGCAACCTGTCCCGCGCCGCCCGGGAGAGCGGCCTGCACCGCAAGTCCATCGAGCGGCTGGTGAAGAAGTATCAGCTGGACGCCAAGGGCCTGAAACCGCGCTGA
- a CDS encoding RimK family alpha-L-glutamate ligase → MPPRKSQPKKAPVPPGAQAPERGDAPRPKRPRAKKTVAILSRKRSLYSTRRLVEAVKARGHRALVFDTLRCCLLLAQGQPRMTYRGAEVKGVDVVIPRIGASITAYGLAVVNHFEMMDVPVLNPPTAIARSRDKLRALQFLARAGLDMPRTVMAHDRGNVRKLVQEVGGLPVIIKLIKGTQGVGVMIAHTLPEVQTILDTFWDLGQEIVLQEFVAESEGRDVRALVVGDTVVGAMRRKAKKGEFRSNIHRGGEGRAITLPPDYMEAAVKAARIIGLEVAGVDMLEGREGPRLMEINSSPGFEGLEGATGKDIAGHIVEHALVYAGTRASALRTRAGRAS, encoded by the coding sequence ATGCCCCCCCGAAAATCCCAGCCGAAGAAGGCGCCCGTCCCGCCTGGCGCGCAGGCACCCGAGCGCGGTGACGCACCGCGACCCAAGCGGCCCCGCGCGAAGAAGACCGTGGCCATCCTGTCCCGCAAGCGCTCGCTGTATTCGACGCGCCGGCTGGTGGAGGCCGTCAAGGCGCGGGGCCACCGGGCGCTCGTCTTCGACACGCTGCGCTGCTGCCTGCTGCTGGCCCAAGGCCAGCCGCGCATGACCTACCGCGGCGCGGAGGTGAAGGGCGTGGACGTGGTGATTCCGCGCATCGGCGCGTCCATCACCGCGTACGGCCTGGCGGTGGTGAACCACTTCGAGATGATGGACGTGCCGGTGCTCAACCCGCCCACGGCCATCGCGCGCAGCCGCGACAAGCTGCGCGCGCTCCAGTTCCTCGCCCGCGCGGGCCTGGACATGCCCCGCACGGTGATGGCCCACGACCGCGGCAACGTGCGCAAGCTGGTGCAGGAGGTGGGCGGCCTGCCGGTCATCATCAAGCTGATCAAGGGCACCCAGGGTGTGGGCGTGATGATCGCCCACACCTTGCCGGAGGTGCAGACCATCCTCGACACCTTCTGGGACCTGGGCCAGGAGATCGTCCTCCAGGAGTTCGTCGCGGAGAGCGAGGGCCGCGACGTGCGCGCGCTGGTGGTGGGCGACACGGTGGTGGGCGCCATGCGCCGCAAGGCGAAGAAGGGCGAGTTCCGCTCCAACATCCACCGCGGCGGCGAGGGCCGCGCCATCACCCTGCCCCCCGACTACATGGAGGCCGCGGTGAAGGCGGCGCGCATCATCGGCCTGGAGGTCGCGGGCGTGGACATGCTGGAGGGCCGCGAAGGCCCACGCCTGATGGAGATCAACTCCAGCCCCGGCTTCGAGGGCCTGGAGGGCGCCACCGGCAAGGACATCGCGGGCCACATCGTGGAGCACGCGTTGGTGTACGCGGGGACCCGGGCCAGCGCGTTGCGCACGCGGGCGGGCCGCGCGTCCTGA
- a CDS encoding DsbA family protein translates to MKTLHKPLQITVYQDVLCAWCYLADQRLEVLRQEFGEAVRWSVRPYPLRLHDVLPTEREVRGLVEEVKRAQREPDPTASLLSTDLWLGGDPPRSSVPALAALEAARLQGPQARAFLARAMQRAALEQGVNVSRSDVVFELASRVGLSMNQFSAAFRSEETRRLIYDEHRLAGSRGVRGVPTLVLGGRWMLCGLRELSEYREHILACLGKVAVPRSGSSERLVH, encoded by the coding sequence ATGAAAACGCTGCACAAGCCGCTGCAGATCACCGTCTACCAGGATGTGCTTTGCGCCTGGTGCTACCTCGCCGACCAACGGTTGGAGGTGCTTCGCCAGGAGTTTGGCGAAGCCGTCCGCTGGAGCGTGCGTCCCTATCCCCTGCGTCTTCACGACGTGCTGCCCACGGAGCGCGAAGTGCGCGGGCTGGTGGAAGAGGTGAAGCGCGCGCAGCGCGAGCCCGACCCCACCGCGTCGCTGCTCTCCACGGACCTGTGGCTGGGCGGTGATCCGCCGCGCTCCAGCGTACCGGCGCTGGCGGCGCTGGAGGCGGCGCGGTTGCAGGGTCCGCAGGCGCGGGCCTTCCTCGCGCGGGCCATGCAGCGGGCCGCGCTGGAGCAGGGCGTCAACGTGTCGCGCTCGGACGTGGTGTTCGAGCTGGCGTCGCGCGTGGGCCTGTCCATGAACCAGTTCTCCGCGGCCTTCCGTTCCGAGGAGACGCGCCGGCTCATCTACGACGAGCACCGGCTGGCCGGCAGCCGCGGCGTGCGCGGCGTGCCCACGCTCGTGCTGGGCGGCCGGTGGATGCTGTGCGGCCTGCGCGAGCTGTCCGAGTACCGCGAGCACATCCTCGCGTGCCTGGGCAAGGTCGCCGTGCCCCGCTCGGGGTCCTCCGAGCGGCTGGTGCACTGA